Genomic DNA from Hordeum vulgare subsp. vulgare chromosome 2H, MorexV3_pseudomolecules_assembly, whole genome shotgun sequence:
atatttggtccagtttcagttttggccttttttcatttttgaattcaacaaCTTTTTGTTTCAGAACTTGGTTTTATTTCTATTTGTtgagccttttcaacccaattatttgtccaatattaaatccaacactatttcatattcaaattaaaaaaactccaagtcaaattaaaatcatccatcatataacatcacgtaATACATCTCTCAGGTTTATATAACACAATAActtatctcatgaatacatttctttATACAGGAATATAGCGAGAACGGacagaattgcacaatagaacaatggcacGTTTGCTACTATCCCAACAGTACAATGaacttcattccactctcctatgagacatgctcgagatgcgacaacttgtcatcctacgaaaacattacactgcacatgaatcaatcaaaaggaaataaatataaaaaatattagaaataaaaagATTTGTGTTCATCCTAAAGATGATGGTAAAAGAAATGCGAACAAaagtgagagagacatgcacttagtTTTTTTTGTGAGAGGAAGTTGTGTGCGCATAACAAATGCATGTGTATGCGGAGTCAATCATCTCGCCTCTAGCAGAATCCTACACTGCGCAGTGCGAACTATTCTACCACGGAGTAGCAACAAATTAACTATCAAAGTCAATTAACGATGCATATTATGCAATGCGATTTCAGTTCTCCACCAACaaacatgatgcatgcatgcatgtatgcgTGCAACAAATTAACTGCACaagctaattaagctacgtacttcctccgtaaactaatataagagaatTTAGAACAttattttagtaatctaaacactcttatactccctccgttcctaaatataagtctttaaagaggtttcattagtggactacatacggatgtatatagacatacttaaaagtatggattcactcattttgctccgtatgtagactcctagtgaaatatcttaaaagacttatatttaggaacggagggagtattagtttacagagggagtacataataTAATCCAGTCCAGCTAGCTAGCAATCAGACCAACTAGCTAGCAATCAGACCAACTACCTAGTACTACTGTACAAGGTAAATGAAGAAGCTCCTCTCTGATCTGCAGCTACATATATATCCTATCCATACTAGCTACCCTGTACTATGTGCTAATCAACTCTGGACAGAAGAGAGACCGGACCTACAGGCTGCAATCGAACCACACGGAGGTTTATGTGGAAGCAGAAGAGAGACAGAAGAGAGACCGGACCTACATATATTATCCTATCCACATAATTCAAGACAAACAGAATCTTGCATGGCCACATAGTTTGCATTTCTGGATTATGTGGCTTTCCATTGTATAATGTTTTATTTATCATGCGTTATTTAGCACATTATAGCTAGAATCTTCCAGAATATGGCAAAATTGAAAATTCACATAGTCCTTATAGTGCTAGATAGTTGATGAAAACATAGTTCCAGAATATCCAACCCTGAATTTTTTTGTCATCAACCCTGATATAATGTAGCTATAATGGCCACATAGTTCGTATATATAGTGCTTTATATTTTCAGTTTGGCCTCTTAACTAAAACTTCAGGTTGTATCTAAAAGAAATCCGCTCTTATTTCATACAGTACCAAGTAGTATGCTTCATGTTAACTTTTTGCCCGCCATTTGGAACACATGACACATAGCTGAAAACGTAAGGTGGGAGTGGAGGAATGAGGATTATAGTCCAGGGGGGTCAGGCTGATGCTACAGATTTGCGATGACATGTGGGTTGTGGGAATTATAACGAACTTACCAGCACTGCGTAGATTAACACTGCCCGTTTGGTTGCTCATCAAACCTGTTCCCAACGATTCCCAGAGAGCAGGTCTAGGTTAAGAGCTTCCCTCCTGAGATCCCAACTCGAGAAGGAAGAGCTGAGCACGGTGCAGTCTTATTATCCCTAACTAAATCTCTAATTGGCCAATCGAGATCGCAATTCGCATGGACGGGATCGGGAATCGGGAATCCAACTCAAAGAAGACAAGGAAAAGATCCGAGCTAGGCGAGAGAGAGGAATCAGGCCATACCGTTCTGGAGGTATGATCCGAGCTAGTTATCAGTGAACTGTCTTCCATAAATATATATGATTGATGTAACCATCCCTTGTCGATTTCAATATGACGATATGAATCAACCTGAAGAAATATGTGCATTACCTTCTGCCCATGTGAAATATGCCCTATCGCTGAACAATGCACAAGGCACAATGTTCATCAGCAAGCAGCAACGACAATACATCGACAAAAATACGCTTCAATCAAGCAAGCTTACCAGTAACAGATGCCTGTCCACCGAGGTCTTTGTAGAGGGCTTCGACAAAGTCCTTGTAGAATCCAACAATACCTGCCACACAACACATCAGAGCAACATTAAGCCCCTGACTGACCGATCCTTCTTCACGCATCAGCACCTCAACAAATGATCACTTATAGCGCGCCGGCGGCGGTCACCTACCTAGATTGCTAGGGACGACCAGCATGTGGAGCGACGGCGAAGGCTCCTTGGAACTTATCTCGAGCAGCTCCGTCGCGAAGCTGCAGAGGATTTGACTTTAGAAGCACTAGCAATTAGCGACGGTTGCGGATGCGGACGGCGGGTACCTCGAGACCATGGAGATCCTGGTCGTGGCCGCGCCCTCGGGGGGAACGACCTGAGCAGCCCCGCCCTCTCCATGCCGGATCCGGCGAttcgcctcgccgccgccggtcTAAACAGCCTCGGGAGCTACCCGATGGGGGCAGGACGAGGGGGGCGGGCTCCCGCAAGTCGccttgccgggagggtgccgcgcGCCGCCGGAGAAGAGAAGAGAGGGTTCAGGCTTCAGAGCGACATGAAGGCTGACGGGTGTTTCACAGTCAGCTACCTTCTCACCGATGGGATGGCGGGCCAGGGCGGGCGGCTCGAGGCCGTCGAGGTGCGGAGCGGGGGGAGGAGGACGGGGAGGCAGATCGGGCAAGCGGTGGGGAGGGGAGAGGGTGGGAGAGGCGGCCATgaccgacgacgacggcgacgaggtatgagggagcgaggcggggcggtgggtggcggcggcgccgATGTGGGGAAGGCATTGAAACGGGGAGCTCGGGAggaagggaggaaggagaagagaggaagaaaggaggCGGGGGGGTGGATGAAAAATGCGAGGAGGACAAACCTAGGGTTTCATCTACACAGTAGAGGGCTGTCGTTGGATCGGGATTATCCAACGGTCCTTGATGCATGAACCGTGTGAGATTCTTATGGACCAATCAGATCGGAGTAAACACTATGAGTACGTTATGACCATCTAAATTGATTGtaattaattgaaaataaaaaaaaaactcaTAAAAAACATTTACTATTTTCGAGTGACAAAGATGGTTTTTGTAAAGGACCTTGTTGACACTTGATTTTGGCATGGAAGAAACACATTATTAAGAtggattcattttccattttccgagtgctcaaaatgagtttttttgtgaagaacataccatatatttgttgcaaaattggaccaaatcatttctataaaatactaggccatatttaatgtacaattcaacaaatggttgggtgtgaaaatattttatccacctctcgtgaaaaagacaaatttctacagattcagctggaagcgggtcaaatttgaactgtagcTACATTATagcttgctctttattttttccaaaaatatttttaggtacaaaagtatttgtttaatcagagaaacaccaaagtTTTTCCAAGATTCAATCACTAACTAGGAACAGTCATGCCCTCCGTTTTGACcgtattttgaaatgggcatgaaaaattcaaaataaatcaaaaaaatgaaaaaccttCACATTGTGTTATTATATTTGACAAAGTTAGCTGGTAAAATAAGAAAattgtaatatggcaattatttttCAAAAGTGTTCTCATAAATGAGTTATCAtgagtgaagattcatggctttcaagccaaataatcaatcttatggccacattcatggcatacttTGTTAAAATGACATCATATTGTGTACAAGTGTGCGTATTGGATTGGCACACAATGTTGCctaagaaagttttcattttctttggacagaaaaattattttccattttttgagtacctaaaatgagttttttgtgaaggacctaccatatatttgttgcaaaattggaccaaatcatttttctaacatactaggacatatttaatgtacaattcaccaaatggttggatgttaaaggcttttattgacctctcatgaaaaagataatttttcgttgaatcagctggaaacgggtcaaatttgaactacaactacattatagtttgctctttatttttcccaaaaatcatttctaggtacacaagtatctatttaattagaTAAACACCAAactatttccaagattcaaccgcaaggtaggaacggtcatacccgctattttgaccgcattttaaaatggccatgaaaaattcaaaacaaatcaaaaatatggaaaaccattacattgtgtcattatatgtgacaaagttaccaggaaaaacaaTAAATTTGTATTACgagaaatatttttaaataatgtTCTtacaaatgggctatcatgtgtgaagattcatgtctttcaagataaatgatcaatcttatggcgacattcatgacatagtttgttgaaatgatataatattatgcacaagggtgcatattggaaaggcaaacaatgttgattaaggaagttttcatttttcttgtatgtaaaaatcattttccatttttcaagtgcccaaaatgatttttttgtgaaggacctaccatgtatttgtttcaaaattataccaaatcatttttataaaatactaggacatatttaatataCGATTGACAAgacggttgggtgttaaaagcattTATCTAcccctcgtgaaaaagacaaaattatgttgattcagctcgaagcgggctaaatttgaactgcagttgcattatagtttgctctttattttccccaaaaatcatgtataggtacataagtatctatttaatcagaaatacatggtgtggtagcTTGACGTCAAGGTTTGGATGGTAGTCGAGGGCTCCAACTCCAGAGCacatgaacttgcatgccagccgcatggtcaccgcctgaccatTGCGTTGtcacgcgttctaggtggaataggcatgtctggtggattgtacaatccctcggtaggtgttaggaacaagaatacaatagaagaatctcacgaggagactgaactaaactcaaacatgaattagcagccaagtgtttgattagcggtgcgggtaatgcacatacacaatgggcctaaattttggttgaggatgatcatctactaaggagactctcttgaatttttttagctcaaatgaatgaacctagttggcacttgctttgcaaagtaacacactgtgtagaaatatggatgttgaagctgggatcaaatgaatgaatggattgagctgaaattcggtgtatgatgttaatttgggcatatgaaggtacTGTaagaaaattataccatttgaacatgccaaagtgacacttccttcacaatgtgtcaaTGTGgatagaaaatggtaattgaaactcggctcgcatagatgattggattgagctgaaatttggaggatgatgatgatttgggcacattaaggcactgtaaaatTTTCATAAAATTTTGATAAACAAAaaatgtacttccttcacaatgctctctactgaatagaatattgggaaaaatattgagggaaactggctgaattaaatgagctaagatttggtggagtgaggttatatggtcatttTCATCATGTGGTAAAttatcatcaactataaagcaatataaaatgtagttgcttcacaaaataaaaatattactagaaacaaaaattggatgatgagctcacatggattgtgagATGAGGCTAAaaatttgtggagagctatgttttgggcacatagaagatgtgaaaaaatttcaactcatcaggatattcctatctagtacttccttcacaaagctgttagctgaacacaaactttggaaatttgctgagaatgattttctaggcaaatcgttacgaaagttttcatgaggcaatgatttggataggaaagagtgctaaaaaatatgagggtaatcaaagaaataggagtagcacttccttcacaaagtgctattatgaacagaataggaaaatgaatattgcagaattatttttgaactatggatggaagggttttcacacatttgaggaatatatgatccaaagtatttatgataaTTTtctgagaatttttggaatgatagaatagtaggttgcttcacaaactaggatgaggtaggataaaatggacccacgagtgacatgtcaacatagttagaacatgttacgacatttttataatcgtcataaaagttatgacgatctcatcttatgcggttacgacatttttgactcacatcgtcgtaatttatatgtagatttgatcccctcaaatggtttacgacgatctcggatggaATCGTCAcaaatttatgacgaattcatcaacgatgtcttaaaaaacgtcatgtatgagcatatttcttgtagtgtttcttctccatgaggtacttaataggagcatgatcagcgtgaatagtgactttggaatcaactatgtaagatctgaacttttcacatgcaaacacgactactaaaaattccttttccgtagtagcatagtttctttgggcactgtctagagttttactagcatagtgaataacattcaacttcttatcgactctttgccctaggacatcaccaacagcataatcactagcaccacacatgatttcaaaaggtaagttccaatcaggtggtagaacaataggtgcagttatcaaagccttcttaagtatttcgaaggcttcctcacaatcataataaaaaaaaaggaatatccttttgcaagagattggtaagaggcctagaaatcttagagaagtctttaataaaccttctatggaaaccagcatgaccaaggaaacttcttatacctttgatatctgtggggcatggcattttctcgattgcatcaaccttagccttatcgacttcaatacctctttcagaaattttatgtcctaagacgatgccttcagtaaccataaagtggcacttctcccaattcaagacatggttggtatctttgcatctctgcaagactcgatcaaggttgatgaggcaatcatcaaaagaagacccatcaacggagaagtcgtccatgaaaacctcaacaatcttttcacaaaagtgagagaatatagctatcatacatctttgaaaggtattaggtgcattacataagccaaaaggcatacgtctgtaaggaaaggtaccgaaaggacaggtgaaagtggttttctcttgatcatattgtgcaacaggtatttgggagaaaccagaataaccatctagaaagcagaagtgtgtgtgtttagacagtctttctagcatttggttgataaaaggcaaagggtaatgatcttttctagtggatttattcaatttcctaaaatcgatcaccatcctatagccagtaataatcctctcacggatcaattcatcattatcattagggcCAATGATaacacctcccttcttagggacgcaatgcaccgaactcacccaatcactatgagcaacaggataaataatacctgcttccaggagctttagtatttcttttcttactacccctttcatcttaggatttaatctcctttgatgatcagcaactggtttggaatcatgatcggtttttatcttgtgctggcatagagtgggactaatgcccttaagatcatcaagagtatatccaataggagcacggtgcttcctcagagtttttagtaacttcttttcttcatgctctgagaggctagcactaataataacaggatatatctctttttcatcaagataagcatacttaagagtatctggcaactgtttaagctcgaacacaggatcaccctttggtgggggtggatccccaagcagttcaacacgcaaattattcttaacgATAGGATATTGTTCCAAGGAaaatctatctatctcatccctttcatccatatgcatatcattttcatgctcaagcaagtattgctctaaaggatcagtaggaggcacaacaatagaagctaaggcaatagtttcatccttgctaggaaactctttttcatgaggttgtctaccaaacttggagaaattgaactcgtgtgacacaccttcaaagctaacagtgacagtttgcttctgacaatcaatatgagcattgacagtattgagaaaagctctgccaaatatgatgggacaaaagctatcttgtgtggtagcaagaatgaggaaatcagcaggatacttcattttaccacgcaagacttcaacatccctaacaattcccacagggcacatagtatctctattggcaagctgaatagtgacatcaataggttctatctcagcaggtgcaatctcgtctttaatttcatcatataaggattgaggtattgcactaacactagcacccacgtcacataaaccatgataacaacgatttcctatcttaacagaaacaacaggcgttccaacaacaggcatatgtttgtctctagcatgtggtttagcaattctagcaccatcttcacacaagtgaatatcatgggcatcaccattgtcggacaggagatctttgataatagcaatgctaggttcaactctaatttgctcagggggtgtaggtgttcaaaTTTAGCccatacgtatcacagttgaagctttagaatgatcctttgtcctaagagggaaaggtggtttctcaatgtaagcaaagGGAACAataagatcattataggcaatgactttctcttcaactggattcggtttaactacattgacttctaagagaggatgatatttaaaccacttctactTGGGGAGATCAAGatcagcagcaaatgattcacacaatgaagctactatctcagagtcaagtccatacttagcgctaaaatcacaaaaagtatttctttcgacaaaggatttaacgcaatcaaacttgagattcatacctgactccttaccttcatcaaactcccaatcttcagagttgcgttcaaTTATttgcaataaattccatctgaagtcaatatctctcttcataaaagaatcggtacgagaagtgtcaagcatggtgcgatcatcatgagaaagccgagcatagaagttctgaatgataatttctctcaagagctcatgattggggcatgaatataacattgatttaagcctcccccaagcttgagcgatgctttctctgtcacgaggccaaaaattataaatataattccgatcacgatgtactaaatgcataggataaaacttttgatgaaattccaatttcaaccgattgtagttccatgatccagtatcatcacatagcctataccatgtcaacgccttatccctcaaagataaggaaaataccttcttcttgacctcatcctcgggcaaacctgcaagcttaaataaaccacaaacttcatctacaaagattagatgcaagtatggatgtgatgttccatctcgtgtaaaaggattagccagcagtttctcaagcatacccgaaggaaattcatagcaaatattttcagtaggtgcagcaggttgaggagcaactctttgtgcttccattcgaggtgaagataccccgaacaagctcctcaaaggattagtttccatagtgacaagtgacaataaatttcagcacactatataaatctttccttaccaaattccacttaccaaaggcgcttcactccccatcaacggcgccagaaaagagtcttgatgacccacaagtataggggatctatcgtagtcctttcgataagtaagagtgtcgaacccaacgaggagcagaaggatttgacaagtggttttcagcaaggtaatatctgcaagcattggaattatcggtaacaagtagttgtgtggtgagatgattcatagcaagcaacaagtaacaaaagtaacaacggtgcagaaaagtggcccaatcccttttatagcaagggacaagcctagacaaagtcttataggaggtaaaacgctcccgaggacacacgggaatttctgtcaagctagttttcatcatgttcatatgattcgcgttcgctactttgatagtttgatatgtgggtggaccggcgcttgggtactgctcttacttggacaagcatcccacttatgattaacccctctcgcaagcatccgcaactacgaaagaataattaagaaaaagtctaaccataacattaaactagtggatccaaatcagccccttacgaagcaacgcataaactagggtttaatcttctgtcactctagcaacccatcatctacttactacttcccaatgccttcctctaggcccaaaaaatggtaaagtgttatgtagtcgacgttcacataacaccactagaggaaacacaacatacaaaattatcgaagaataccaaattcacatgactacttatagcaagacttatcccatgtcctcaggaacaaaagcatctactcacaaagcataatcatattcatgaccagagaggtaatgagtagcatcaaagatctgaacatataatcttccaccaagtaacccaactagcatcaactacaaagagtaattaacactactagcaaccttacaagtaccaatcggagtcgcgagacgaagattggttataagagatgaaatagggtttggagatgatatggtgctgatgaagatgttgatggtgatgactcccctccaatgagaggagtgttggtgatgatgatggcgacgatttccctctccaggagggaagtttccccggcaggatcgtcctgcacgagctctagattggttctgctcaagttccgcctcgtggcggcggcgaatcctccgaaaagcttcctcctgatttttttctggaacgaaacccttattataggaaaagaggggagccagagggccagctgggagcccacaagtctcctaggcatggccaggggggaggccgcgcctagcaggcttgtggcgtcctactggcgcccctctggtacttcttcggtccagtattttttataaattccaaaaaaatcctcattgattttcacggcttttggagttgcgcagaataggtatctcaaacttgctcctttttcaggccagaattccaggtgccggcattctacctctgcatgtaaaccttgcaaaataagagagaaaaagcataagtattgtaccgtgaagtgtaataacagcccaaaaagcgataaatatcaacatgaaagcatgatgcaaaatggacgtatcatgggtcACAGCTCTAAACCGGGCGAAGGCTATGTGGCCGAGCAATGTGTGGTACCCGCTACGAAAGGGGgcgatgtcgaagatcaagtcttcgtTGCGGAAGTTATCAGGAGAGCCGAACACAACCTCTAGCGTTATCGTACCGGAGCAGTGGGCTTCAACgcttggaatcactcctttaaaggtagtgttgtTGGGTTTGGTTattgatgggtctatgcccatctttttcaccatATATGAATAAATCAGATTGAGActacttcctccatccataaggactctgGTGAGGTGGTTTCCATCTATGATGGGGTCTAGGACGAGGGCGGCCGACCCTCCGTGAcggatactggtcggatgatccctgCAGTCGAAATTGATCGGGCAAGCTCACCATGGATTTTATTTCGGGGCTACAAGCTCTACATCGTAAATCTCCCGAAGGActcgcttcctctccttcttaggtATATGAGTCACGTAATTCATGTTCACGGTTTTTACCTTAAGAGGGAACTATTTTTGGCCCCCAAAGCTCGGGCGGTGGGGCTCCTCGTCATCTTCGCTTCATGCACCCCTACCCTGATCTCTGGTGGTGAGTTTGCTGGCCTGCTTTAACAACCAACAATTGCGGTTGGTGTGAGTAGCTGGCTTGTCTTGGGTATCATGAATCTGGCAGGACATCTCCATGGTTTTATCACATGGGTTTGTCCATCCCTattccctttaaagggtttcttccGCTTTCCTAGTTTGGAGCTGCGGAATCCAGCATTTGCTGCTCTGTCATCGGCGTCACTGTTATGATGGCGGTGCTTGTTTTTGTTTCTCCTCGGCTTGCCATTTCCATCCCAAACCTCAGAAATTTCGGGGTCGTCCGTGTTATGGTAGTGTCGAGCTAGCAAATTGTCCTCGCCCGCGCAAAAGCGGTTCATGAGGGAGGTGAGGGCGGACATTGTCCTTGGCCTATCCTGGACGAGGTGGTGAGCCAACCATTTGTCCCAGAAATTGTGTCTGAAAGAGGCAATGGCCTCGGCATCCAGGCAGTCCATGATTTGGTTATTCTTTTTTAAGAACCGGTTCCAGAATTCTCTAGCCGATTCGCCCGCCTTTTGGACGATGTTGCTTAGATGGGAAGAACTCGGCGGCCGGAAATTGGTCCCTTGGAAGTTAGATAAGATGGCTTCCTCGAGCTCTTCCCAGCTCCCAATTGATTCCTCGGGCAAGCTGTTTAACCAGTGTCTTGTTGGTCCTTTTAACTTGAGATGTAGGTACTTGATGGCATGGAGATCATCTCCCTTTGCCATATGAATgtcgagaaggaaatcttctatccacacggcGGGTTCTGTAGTCCCGTGTACTTTTCTATAATTACAGGTTTAAACCCATCTGGGAATTGGTGCTGCATTACCTCGTCCGTAAAACATAGTGGGTGTGTAGTGCCTCTGACCCGGGCTATGTTGTGACGGAGGTTGGCTCTAGGTTGAGCCTGGTATGACTCCCGGTCTCTGTTTTGTAAGTGACCCGAGGTGGTTCTCCATCCCATCTAGTGGGGGAGTAGTTCCTGGATCCCTGGATGGACCTGTTGCAACCTGTTCTGTTATCCAGGTTGcatcgtgatacgtctccaacgtatctataattttttattgttccatgctattatattatagttttggatgttttatatgcatttatatgttgttttatattatttttgggactaacctattaacctagagcctagtgctagtttctgttttttccacgtttttgaatattccaTATAAggtatattaaacggagtccaaacggaacaaaatctccggaaatatttttcttggaccagaacacacgcaacagacttggagtagggggaaaggaagttgccgggaggccacaagcctgtagggcgcgcacTTTGGGGGTGGTCGTTCCCCCTGGTTTATGGGcctcctgcaggtctcctaaccctaatccttggcctataatttcccaaatattccagaaacgtcAAAAAGTTCCACGGAATTATTTTTACGCCGTCGGGAGCCActattcccgagagatccaatctcagagcctttttcggtaatctgccggagagggaattgatcacgaagggcatctacatcaactccattgcccctccgatgatgtgtgatagttcactacagacctacgggtccatagctagtagctagatggcttcttctctctctttgatcttcaataccatgttcttcat
This window encodes:
- the LOC123425665 gene encoding uncharacterized protein LOC123425665, whose product is MVSSFATELLEISSKEPSPSLHMLVVPSNLGIVGFYKDFVEALYKDLGGQASVTAIGHISHGQKVMHIFLQVDSYRHIEIDKGWLHQSYIFMEDSSLITSSDHTSRTDDKLSHLEHVS